A region from the Thauera humireducens genome encodes:
- the waaA gene encoding lipid IV(A) 3-deoxy-D-manno-octulosonic acid transferase yields MLTRLPYTLLWILALPLVVLRLLWRGRRQPGYLKHLGERFGRYRMRAPVRVIWVHAVSVGETRAAEPLVRALLKRWPEHTVLLTHMTPTGRETSKALFNGDSRVLRCYLPYDLSCFAGAFLRHFRPQFGVIMETELWPNLLAACRRRSVPVILANARLSERSARRYARLPALSALTMGALSAIGAQTAADAARLSALGARRVMVTGNIKFDISPPENTKALASLFRARIGSRQVLLAASTRDGEEALLLDAFARLAPPEILLALVPRHPQRFDEVARLAAARGLALQRRSEDQPVAAQTRVWLGDSMGEMFAYYASADVALIGGSWLPFGGQNLIEACAVGTPVVVGPHTFNFAAVAEQAIATGAALRIETADAGVNAALELLKEARRRGDMAEAGLRFAAADRGATARTLELLEGVALRAPAAR; encoded by the coding sequence ATGCTCACCCGCCTGCCTTACACCCTGCTGTGGATCCTCGCCCTGCCCCTGGTCGTGTTGCGCCTGCTGTGGCGCGGACGACGCCAGCCGGGTTACCTGAAACACCTCGGTGAGCGCTTCGGCCGCTACCGGATGCGCGCACCAGTGCGCGTCATCTGGGTGCATGCCGTGTCCGTGGGCGAAACCCGCGCCGCCGAACCGCTGGTCAGGGCCCTGCTGAAACGCTGGCCCGAACACACGGTCCTGCTGACGCACATGACGCCCACCGGCCGCGAGACCTCGAAAGCACTGTTCAACGGCGACTCCCGCGTACTGCGCTGCTACCTGCCCTACGACCTCAGCTGCTTCGCGGGCGCCTTCCTGCGCCACTTCCGCCCGCAGTTCGGAGTGATCATGGAGACCGAGCTGTGGCCGAATCTGCTCGCAGCCTGCCGCCGGCGCAGCGTGCCGGTGATCCTGGCCAATGCCCGCCTGTCGGAACGCTCGGCGCGACGCTATGCCCGCCTGCCGGCCTTGAGCGCCCTGACGATGGGCGCGCTGAGCGCGATCGGTGCGCAGACCGCGGCCGACGCCGCCCGGCTGTCGGCGCTCGGCGCCCGCCGGGTAATGGTCACGGGCAACATCAAGTTCGACATCTCGCCCCCCGAGAACACCAAGGCCCTCGCCAGCCTCTTCCGCGCACGCATCGGCTCACGCCAGGTGCTGCTTGCCGCCAGCACGCGCGACGGCGAAGAGGCCCTGCTGCTCGACGCCTTCGCCCGCCTCGCGCCGCCCGAGATCCTGCTCGCCCTGGTGCCTCGCCACCCCCAGCGCTTCGACGAGGTGGCCAGGCTCGCCGCGGCACGTGGCCTCGCGCTTCAGCGCCGCTCGGAGGATCAGCCGGTCGCGGCGCAAACCCGCGTCTGGCTCGGAGATTCGATGGGAGAAATGTTCGCCTACTACGCCAGTGCGGACGTCGCGCTGATCGGCGGCAGCTGGCTGCCCTTCGGCGGCCAGAACCTGATCGAGGCCTGCGCGGTCGGCACGCCGGTGGTCGTCGGCCCCCACACCTTCAACTTTGCTGCAGTGGCCGAACAAGCCATCGCGACGGGTGCGGCCCTGCGAATCGAGACGGCCGATGCGGGCGTCAACGCCGCCCTGGAACTGCTGAAAGAAGCGCGTCGCCGTGGCGACATGGCCGAGGCCGGTTTGCGCTTTGCCGCGGCAGACCGCGGCGCCACCGCGCGTACGCTGGAACTGCTGGAAGGCGTCGCGCTCAGGGCGCCAGCAGCGCGTTGA